The Edaphobacter flagellatus sequence TGCCTGATTTGTCGTGGTTTACAGGACGAATGAAAGACGAAAGTGTGTCTAAATTGCAACACAAAAAAGAGTTGACCCGTCTGTAACCTAGTAGCTGGAATTTTAGAGCAGTTCCGCTATGGTGTTGTGAGCTTTTGGAGTTGCTTTGACGGAGACCCTTGGTTCGGAGAGTTTAGCTTCGTGAGATCGCAGGTGCACCTGGAATGCACAATCCGGTCGGCGATTGAGTTCAGTGGAGTAGGGCTGCACTCGGGGGCTCCGGTGTCGATGCGGTTGGTTCCGGCTCCGGCTGGTTCGGGCATCGTCTTTCGCAGGACCGATCTGGACAACTTCGAGATTACGGCGACGGGGCGGAACGTGGCGAAGGTGAGTTACGCGACGAGCCTGATGCGCGGGTCGGTGCTGATCTCGACGACGGAGCATCTGTTGAGCGCGCTGATTGGCTATGGGGTCGATAACGTCATCGTCGAAATCAACAACCTTGAAGTGCCAATTCTGGATGGCAGTGCGCTGCCGTATATTCGCGCGTTTGAAGAAACAGGGCTGAAGCAGCAGCGGCGTCGGCGTGAGTACATGCGCATCCTCAAAGATGTTGAGGTGCGCGACGGTGCGAAGTTTATCGGCGTGTATCCGGGCAAGGGCTACCAGATCGACTACATGATTGATTTTCCGGAGCCGATTGGCGTGGAGGGATTTCGCGGCGACCTGGCGACGGGCGATTATGCGCGGCTGATTGCTCCGGCGCGTACGTTTGGGTTTAAGGAAGACGAGGCGATGTTGCGGAACATGGGATTGATCCGCGGCGTTTCGGACGACAGCGCAATTATTCTTTCGCGCAAGGGCGTGGAGAATGGTCCGCTGCGCTTTGACGATGAATTTGTGCGGCACAAGGTGCTGGACCTGATCGGCGATCTTGCCCTGGCGGGACGCAGGATCGAAGGCCGCGTGGTGGCGGAGCGCGCGGGACATGCGATGCATACGGCCCTGGTGCAGCGATTGCTGAAGGATCGCAGCGCGTGGGAGCTGGCGCATGTGCATGATGAAGTGCATGAGCCGGAGACGGCGCGGGCTTCGGTGAGTATGCAGCCCGTTACGGTTTAGGGTTTCCTGAGACATTCTGCGAAGCGCACATCCGGCAAATGAAGGTGCCAGATATGGGGCACCTGATCCTGATGATGCTGTGGCTGGGATGAGAAATGCGGGGGTTGCTTTCACCCCAACGAGCAAGCTCGCTGGGGACCCCGGTCCTCGGCTCCGCTCGGAATGACACCTTCTTTGGTTGCGTACGGGCTCCGGTGCGCATTGGTTTTCTTTATGCTCATCTGATGACGGGTTTGTTTAAGGAGAAGGCGGCGATTGCGCTGGGGTCGAATCTTGCTTCGCCGTATGGCGATCGCGAGGCGAATCTGCGCGAAGCGGTGCGGCGGCTGGGTGCGCTGGGTAAGGTGACGGCGGTCTCGCGCTTTTACGATACGGAGCCGGTGGGATATGTGGAACAGCCGCGGTTTCTGAATGGCGCGGTGGTGCTGGAGACGTCGCTGTCTGCAGAAGACCTGCTGCAAGGCATGATGGAGATCGAGCGGGCGATGGGCCGCGAGCGTGTGATTGCGAAGGGACCGCGGGTGGTCGATCTCGACCTGCTGCTGTATGGCAGCAAGGTGGCAAGCACGGCGGAGCTCACGCTGCCGCATCCGGAGATGCATCAGCGGCGGTTCGTACTGGAGCCGCTGAGTGAGATCGCGGGCGAGTGGGTGCATCCGGTACTGGGGGAGACGGTGCGGGAGCTGCTGGACCAGAGTTAGAAGCTCCCCTGCGTCATTCGTCGGAGTTGCTACAGATCCTGACGCGAGGTGACGAAGGCGCCGATAGATAGCAGGATCAATGCGGCGGTAAAGAAGCCGAAGATGGGTGTGAGGGCGTAGGCGGGTCCCCAGAGCATAGTGTGGGTGTCAAGGTATCGGGGGAGGAGGCCACTCATGAAGTCGGCGACGTGGAGATGGTACGGGCGGAGGCGAGGATAACGCGCTCCCGCGAGGTAGAAGATGTAGGTGATGTAGGCGACCGCGAGCGAGACGTACTCGCTGGTGAAGATGATGGAGGCGAGGAACGAGATCGCAAAGGTGAAGATTCCGCCGACCGCCCAGAGCGGGACAAAGCGCAACCCGTAGGCGAGAGGAAGTTGCTGGTGGACGAGGTGCGATGCGGCGGTGATGACGAAGGGCGGAATCAACGATAGAACGAGGATCTGCAGAAGGCCGAGGGTGGCGCGTGAGACGACCAGGCTGGTGCGGCTGACGGGTAGTGCGAGGGTGAAGCCGAGGGTGTTCTGCTTGCGATCGCGCTGAAGTCCGCCGAGGCCGAGGAGGAGGCAGCTTAGCTGTAAGATTCCGCGTGTAGCTCCGCCGAAGACGGTCCAGTGGATATATTGGGTATAGTTCTGGACGCGTGGCGTGCTGTGGACGACTCCTGGATAGAGATAGCTTTCGAGAAGCGTGTAGACGAGACACATGACAGCGATCAGTGAAGCGCTGAGAAGGAATCGTACTCGGCTTTCACGCCACGCTTTGTACCAGAGCATCGTCATCTCCTAAAAATCTCGCAGCTGTATGCGCCGCGAGGCGAATACAACGAAGGTAAAGCTGAAGAGCACCATGACGAAGAGCGAGAACCATGGCATGGGGCCTGTGAGCAGGTGCTGGGACTCGTTGAAGAAGGGCATGTCTTCTCCGTTGATGATGTCGAAGATATCAAGCATGCGGAAGCGGGAGAGCCAGGGCAGTTGCAAAAGCACGCCGTAGAGCATGAGCGAGGGGACGGCGAGAAGCACCGAGGTGTACTCCCCTTCGAGGTGATGTGCGAGGAGGAAGGTGAAGCCGTAGAAGAGAGCTCCTGCGGCAGCCCACAGGGTGGCGAAGCCGAGCGTTTGTGCGACGGGATACACCTGGCCAATGTAGTGGGAGGCTAGCGGTAGAACGGCGATGGGGACGGCAGCGATGGCGATGACTCCGAAGTAGCCGATGAGTGCTCGGGTGAAGACGATATTCCTTCGGCTGACGGGAAGGGCAAGAGTGAAGCCCGCAGTGCCGTGCGCGCGCTCCTGAAGCAGGCCGCCGCTGCCGAGGATGATGGAGAGGATAAGGAAGAGATCGCGACCGATGCTGTTGTAGACGGCTTTCCAGATGTAGGCGACGTAGGTTATCGGAGCGTCGGCGTGGTCACGCATCGTCTGCTGATTGATGACGATGAAAGCGCAGACGATGGCCATTGCCGCCATGCCGGCGAGGATGACGGTTCTCATCTCGCGCCAGGATTTATACCAGAGCATCTTCATGCTCCCGGTGCAGTTGCTGGTCCTGGCGGTTTCTGTCCTGAACGGTCTCGAGGAAGATCTCGCGCAGGTTGATGGGCGAGATATCGACGGCGACGGCACCGCGCTCGCGGCCGAGCTGTGCGATGGCGTCGGCGTTGCTGCTGGCGAGGATGGTGATCTGGCGGCCATCCTGACGCATTTTTTCGACACCGAGAAGCGGCTCGAGCGTTGGCGCGGTGGTGGAGAAGCCCAGGGAGATGCGGCGGTAGTTCTCGCGTATCTGTTCGAGCGACATGTCGAGGACGGTGACGCCGCGGTCGATCATGAGGATGTCGTCGGCGATGCGTTCGACCTCGGAGAGCTGATGCGATGAGAAGAAGACGGTCGTGCCGTTGGCGGGCGCGCTGACCAATGTTTGAAGAAGCTCTTCGATGGAGACGGGGTCGAGACCTTCGGTGGGTTCATCGAGGATCAGCAGGCTGGGGCGTCGCGAGAGGGCGAGCAGTAGCGCCAGCTTGGTACGCATGCCCTTGGAGAGGGCTTTAACTTTACGGTCTGAGGGCAGGCGATATTCTGCGAGCAATTTCTTTTCAATGGCGGGTTGCCAGTCTGTGTAGAAGGAGCGCGTAAACCGGATCAGTTGTGCCACGGTCATGTAGCCGTAGAGTCCTTTGTCTTCGCCGACGTATGCAATTTTTCGGCGTATCTCGATGCTCTCGCGAGGATCGCTGATGCGATGACCGAGAACAGTGCCGCTGCCCGAGGTGGGTGCGACCATGCCGAGGAGCATCTTGATGGTTGAGCTTTTGCCTGCGCCGTTGCGACCGAGGAAACCGGTGATGCGCTCGGAGCGCACACTGCAGTTCAAGCAGTTGACGGCGCGGAACGAGCCGTAGTCTTTTGTGAGATTCGATGCCTGAATGACTCTCTCTGGAATCATGAGTTCCTCGCTGTTGCTGCGATGTGGATGAGCTGGTTCTCAAAGAGCCGGCGGATTTCGTCTGGAGAGAAGCCGTCTTCGTGCAGGTCATCGACTACGCCGCGCACCTTCGCCTGTGCCTTGAGGAGTTTGCCGGTGCGTGATCTGGCATTGCGAGGTGTAGAGATATATGCGCCAGAGCCGTGACGAAGCTCGAGGAGGCCTTCGTGCTGCAGCTCCATGTAAGCCCTGGCGACGGTGTTGTGGCTCACAATGAGTTGCTCGGCCAGCGTGCGAATGCCGGGCATGAGGTCACCATCCTGCAGGACACCGGTTTCTACGGCGTGGCGTACCTGTTCCATGAGCTGGAGATAGAGGGGGTGACCGGAAGCTGGATTCAGGCGAAAAATCATAACCACAACTGTACCGCTGTATAGGTACAGCATGTCAATATATTTCTTTGAAATTTGTTTGTCTGCGATGTCGTTTGGGTTGGGCGATGGCTGCTGGTGATCGCGGTACCGGGGGTCTATGCTATTGAGTTCAGGGTGTTGCCAGAGAAGAGGAGCAGTATGCGACGTCGGTTGGCGGTAGTTTGTTGTTGTGCTGTCTGGGTAGGTGCGGTGTTGCAGCTTGCGGTGGCGCAGCAGCCGGCGATGCTATGTCACAGCGAGGAGATGACGGGGATTGTGACGTCGGCTGAGACGCTGCCGCCTCCTGTGAAGATGACGGGGATCGGCAATAGCTCGATGGCGATTACGGTGGCCAACGATGAGGCGCGGATGTGGTTTACGCAGGGGCTGAATCTGCTACACGACTTCTGGGACTATGAGGCGGCGCGTGCCTTTGAGCAGGCGGTACGCGTGGATCCGCAGTGTGCGATGTGCTACTGGGGGTTGTATCAGGCGGCGAGTTTTCACAGGAGCGGCGTGAAGTGGGGAGACGATGCTCTGGCTCGCGCAGTGGAGCTGGCGAAAGACAAGAAGCGTGCGACGCATGCAGAGCAGCTCTACATCAAGGCTGCCGAACAGAGTCATAAGGAGCAGGCGGAGCGGTCGAAGCATGGGCCGAATACGGGCGGCAGCACAGGGTCGAAGCCAGCAGCGTACAAGGAATCGAAGGAGACGAAGACGCTGCGCAAGCTGGTGAAGATGCTGCCGGAGGATGTGCAGGCTCGGGTTTATCTGGCTGAGTCGATGATGAACGGCTTCGACGCGAAGGGTATGCCGAAGCAGGGAACGGCGGAGGGGCAGCAGATTCTGGTGGAGATTTTGAAGGAGCATCCGGATGACACGGCGGCGAATCATTACTGGATTCATGCGGTGGAGCCCGGGAATCGTCCTGAGCTGGCGCTGGAGAGCGCGAGGAAGCTGGGGGCGTTGACGCCGGCTTCGGGACATATGGTGCATATGCCGGGGCACATCTTTTATCGCACGGGAGATTATGAGGCGGCGCGCGCGTCGTTTGAGAACTCGATGCGTGTGGATGAGGCGTACATGCAGGCGCAGAAGGTGACGGTGGCCAACGACTGGAACTACGTGCACAACCTGATGTACCTGGTTGCGAATTTGATGGAAGCGGGCAGAGTGGTGGAGGCAATCGAGATTTCGGCGAAGCTGACGCATGCGCGGGGTGAGGCGGGTGGGACGTTGTATCGGCAGACTCCTCGTGATGGGTTGACGCGGCTGAATGTGCAGCTGCCGGTGTTTCTGCGTGCGGGTGCGTGGGGATCGGCTACGGAGGCGTTGGAGAAGAGCGCTCCTGATCCGGAGCTGAAGAATCTTACCGGTCTGCGGAAGGTGATGCTGGATTACACGCAAGGCATGGCAGCTCTGGAGCGCGGCGATGCGAAGTTGGCTCGGCGCAGTGCAGATGCGTTGGCGGAGTATGTGAAGACGAAGCCGGAAGAGGACAAGGATTCGATGCCAGGGATGGCGGCAATGTCGATGGCGAAGGATGCGATGGCCAAGCCGCTGCACAGCTTTCTGGATGTGGCTTCGCTGGAGCTGACGGCGAGTGTGTTGCTGGCGGAGGGCCGCGGCGTGGAGTCGGATGCGATGTTTACGAAGGCTGCGGATGCGGAGCGGGAGCTGGGATATCGCGAGCCGCCGATGTATATCCGGCCGGTGGGTGAGTCGCGCGGCGATGCGCTGCTGCGGGCGAAGCGCTATGACGAGGCGAAGGCCGCGTACGAGGCGGCGCTGAAGGAGCGGCCGAACTCAGGCTATCCACTGTTTGGGATTGCACAAGCGGATGTGGGGGCGAAGCGGACGCGCGAGGCGACGGAGGATTATGCGCGATTGCTGAAGGCGTGGTCGAAGGCGGATGCCGACCTGCCGCAGGTGCAGGTGGCGCGAGCCTGGATTGAGGGTCAGGCGGTAAGTGGGCAGTAAGCGAGCCGTTAAAAATGATCTATGGAAGCGAATCGAGGAATTGGTTCGTCTCGCTTAGGACCTGGGTTCCGTTGGAGATGAAGATGTAATGGTTGGCGTTTGCGATACGAACGACATGCGCGGTTGGCTGTCCCTTCTCGAACGCATCGATTTGGCGTGCTTGATTTGCGTCTGCCGCCGCTGCTGCCGCGATGTTTTGTGGTGTGTCGCGACGGAAGTTCACACCTTTGTTCTGCGGATAACCGATGATCGCGAGAATGGGCAGCTGAATGGGCGCCGTGAAATGCTCAAAGTTTTTGGAGACTGCACTACCCGCGTCAGGTGCTGCGTTGAGAGCGCCCAAACTGCCGTCAGGATTTTCGAGGAAGCTCTCATGAAGTTCTGCTTCGGGGGGAACTCCGCCAATCGCAGTCGTCATCCTCTTCTTCATGGCAGCGAAGCTGGCTTTATCTGCCGGATCGGGCGGACCATACGCTGGCCGCAACGGATTTTCGGCGGAGTTCAATTTGCGGTTTAGATTGTCTTCGAATTGTGGGAGCGCAGCTTTGACCTGACGCATCTGTGCTGGATCATCGGGCTTTTTCGCAAGGTCATCGATCTTCTTCTGGAGATCTTTGAGACTGGCTTTGTAGTCGCCAGCCGCGTCATAGAAGGCGTAGGCATAGGCGGCATCAAGATAGACGAGCGCGGAGACACGTTCAGGGAAACGGGTTCCGATGGAACTGAGTTCTTCACCTGCGATAGAGTGGCCGATCAGTACAGG is a genomic window containing:
- the folK gene encoding 2-amino-4-hydroxy-6-hydroxymethyldihydropteridine diphosphokinase, with protein sequence MRGLLSPQRASSLGTPVLGSARNDTFFGCVRAPVRIGFLYAHLMTGLFKEKAAIALGSNLASPYGDREANLREAVRRLGALGKVTAVSRFYDTEPVGYVEQPRFLNGAVVLETSLSAEDLLQGMMEIERAMGRERVIAKGPRVVDLDLLLYGSKVASTAELTLPHPEMHQRRFVLEPLSEIAGEWVHPVLGETVRELLDQS
- a CDS encoding GntR family transcriptional regulator encodes the protein MIFRLNPASGHPLYLQLMEQVRHAVETGVLQDGDLMPGIRTLAEQLIVSHNTVARAYMELQHEGLLELRHGSGAYISTPRNARSRTGKLLKAQAKVRGVVDDLHEDGFSPDEIRRLFENQLIHIAATARNS
- the lpxC gene encoding UDP-3-O-acyl-N-acetylglucosamine deacetylase → MRSQVHLECTIRSAIEFSGVGLHSGAPVSMRLVPAPAGSGIVFRRTDLDNFEITATGRNVAKVSYATSLMRGSVLISTTEHLLSALIGYGVDNVIVEINNLEVPILDGSALPYIRAFEETGLKQQRRRREYMRILKDVEVRDGAKFIGVYPGKGYQIDYMIDFPEPIGVEGFRGDLATGDYARLIAPARTFGFKEDEAMLRNMGLIRGVSDDSAIILSRKGVENGPLRFDDEFVRHKVLDLIGDLALAGRRIEGRVVAERAGHAMHTALVQRLLKDRSAWELAHVHDEVHEPETARASVSMQPVTV
- a CDS encoding ABC transporter ATP-binding protein, which codes for MIPERVIQASNLTKDYGSFRAVNCLNCSVRSERITGFLGRNGAGKSSTIKMLLGMVAPTSGSGTVLGHRISDPRESIEIRRKIAYVGEDKGLYGYMTVAQLIRFTRSFYTDWQPAIEKKLLAEYRLPSDRKVKALSKGMRTKLALLLALSRRPSLLILDEPTEGLDPVSIEELLQTLVSAPANGTTVFFSSHQLSEVERIADDILMIDRGVTVLDMSLEQIRENYRRISLGFSTTAPTLEPLLGVEKMRQDGRQITILASSNADAIAQLGRERGAVAVDISPINLREIFLETVQDRNRQDQQLHREHEDALV
- a CDS encoding tetratricopeptide repeat protein, producing MRRRLAVVCCCAVWVGAVLQLAVAQQPAMLCHSEEMTGIVTSAETLPPPVKMTGIGNSSMAITVANDEARMWFTQGLNLLHDFWDYEAARAFEQAVRVDPQCAMCYWGLYQAASFHRSGVKWGDDALARAVELAKDKKRATHAEQLYIKAAEQSHKEQAERSKHGPNTGGSTGSKPAAYKESKETKTLRKLVKMLPEDVQARVYLAESMMNGFDAKGMPKQGTAEGQQILVEILKEHPDDTAANHYWIHAVEPGNRPELALESARKLGALTPASGHMVHMPGHIFYRTGDYEAARASFENSMRVDEAYMQAQKVTVANDWNYVHNLMYLVANLMEAGRVVEAIEISAKLTHARGEAGGTLYRQTPRDGLTRLNVQLPVFLRAGAWGSATEALEKSAPDPELKNLTGLRKVMLDYTQGMAALERGDAKLARRSADALAEYVKTKPEEDKDSMPGMAAMSMAKDAMAKPLHSFLDVASLELTASVLLAEGRGVESDAMFTKAADAERELGYREPPMYIRPVGESRGDALLRAKRYDEAKAAYEAALKERPNSGYPLFGIAQADVGAKRTREATEDYARLLKAWSKADADLPQVQVARAWIEGQAVSGQ
- a CDS encoding alpha/beta fold hydrolase → MILLKAPVTLLFSLLLISQVGSSQTPSTPAWHDLSPHHSKTISVDRDINLEVLDWGGTGRPLIFLAGLGNTAHIWDDFAPIFTSKYHVYAITRRGFGKSTHTGSGYSPERLGDDILAVMTQLHIERPVLIGHSIAGEELSSIGTRFPERVSALVYLDAAYAYAFYDAAGDYKASLKDLQKKIDDLAKKPDDPAQMRQVKAALPQFEDNLNRKLNSAENPLRPAYGPPDPADKASFAAMKKRMTTAIGGVPPEAELHESFLENPDGSLGALNAAPDAGSAVSKNFEHFTAPIQLPILAIIGYPQNKGVNFRRDTPQNIAAAAAADANQARQIDAFEKGQPTAHVVRIANANHYIFISNGTQVLSETNQFLDSLP